A stretch of the Carassius carassius chromosome 6, fCarCar2.1, whole genome shotgun sequence genome encodes the following:
- the zfyve27 gene encoding protrudin isoform X5 produces MQCAAPPPQDPSQASGDRAELTQLPSTDSTSDLGSPRALTFDLLNMVVSFKRMAIFLEPVTDSLEVLRYLLGWRMPLCSLFSCVLLNILFLTLSEGAWVALLLLVVSTPAALGYLGNRCQGTSCEVAVQKKQHFAVQRRELKTVHMSKQEAMLEVKDMLKRIDDLLTLACVYAESVYKVLYWESHAMSSMFYGSLLTAVCLLYLVPVGLSLSVLNSALFLWNRNFYRVLVELKEGVHPSRVLPVQETEPCDPDQASLLENTPTPTSVEDQSPGNIEEAEEAEPDDEFKDAIEESQLILPDDEEVSSGVPEFDTVSDNGLLGRNEPIRSKVSKLTEKLRKRVPANATGNCFHCSSAFSVLKKRRNCSNCGVSFCSRCCSYKVLRSSMGATAPEAQRETVFVCSMCNTFLSTK; encoded by the exons ATGCAGTGCGCAGCCCCCCCTCCTCAGGACCCCTCACAGGCGAGTGGTGACCGGGCCGAACTGACACAGCTGCCCTCCACAGACAGCACCTCTGACCTGGGCAGCCCCAGAGCGCTGACCTTTGACCTGCTTAACATGGTGGTCTCCTTCAAGCGGATGGCCATCTTCCTGGAGCCCGTTACAGACTCGCTGGAGGTGCTGCGCTACCTGCTCGG GTGGAGGATGCCACTGTGCTCCCTGTTCAGTTGCGTTCTGCTCAACATCCTCTTCCTCACTCTGAGTGAAG GTGCATGGGTCGCTCTGCTGCTGCTGGTTGTCTCCACTCCGGCTGCGCTGGGGTACCTTGGCAACCGTTGCCAGGGCACGAGTTGTGAGGTGGCGGTTCAGAAGAAGCAGCACTTTGCAGTGCAGCGGCGAGAACTGAAGACGGTCCACATGAGCAAACAGGAGGCCATGCTGGAGGTCAAGGATAT gctGAAACGAATAGATGACCTTCTGACCCTGGCGTGTGTGTATGCAGAATCTGTGTATAAAGTGTTATACTGGGAGAGCCACGCCATGTCCTCCAT GTTTTACGGTTCTCTTCTGACGGCGGTTTGTTTGCTGTATTTGGTTCCTGTGGGTTTGAGTCTGTCTGTGCTCAACAGCGCCCTCTTTCTGTGGAACAGGAACTTCTACAGAG TTCTTGTGGAGCTGAAGGAGGGTGTTCACCCGAGTCGGGTCCTGCCTGTGCAGGAAACTGAACCATGTGACCCAGATCAGGCAAGCCTGCTAGAAAACACACCCACTCCAACCAGTGTGGAG GATCAGTCTCCCGGCAACATTGAAGAGGCAGAGGAGGCGGAGCCTGATGATGAGTTTAAAGATGCAATTGAG GAATCTCAGCTTATTCTGCCG GATGATGAGGAGGTGTCTTCTGGTGTTCCTGAGTTTGACACCGTGTCTGATAACGGCCTGTTGGGCAGAAACGAGCCCATCCGCAGTAAAGTGTCCAAACTCACTGAGAAACTTCGCAAGCGAGTCCCTGCCAACGCCACCG GCAACTGTTTCCATTGCAGTTCAGCGTTTTCTGTTTTAAAGAAAAGG AGAAACTGCAGTAACTGTGGTGTCAGTTTTTGTTCCCGCTGTTGCTCGTATAAAGTGTTGAGATCCAGTATGGGAGCCACAG CTCCTGAGGCCCAAAGAGagactgtgtttgtttgttctatGTGTAATACTTTCCTCAGCACCAAGTAA
- the zfyve27 gene encoding protrudin isoform X1 yields the protein MQCAAPPPQDPSQASGDRAELTQLPSTDSTSDLGSPRALTFDLLNMVVSFKRMAIFLEPVTDSLEVLRYLLGWRMPLCSLFSCVLLNILFLTLSEGAWVALLLLVVSTPAALGYLGNRCQGTSCEVAVQKKQHFAVQRRELKTVHMSKQEAMLEVKDMLKRIDDLLTLACVYAESVYKVLYWESHAMSSMFYGSLLTAVCLLYLVPVGLSLSVLNSALFLWNRNFYRVLVELKEGVHPSRVLPVQETEPCDPDQASLLENTPTPTSVEDQSPGNIEEAEEAEPDDEFKDAIEESQLILPETPLALVVWPVSYLLPKILRRWRAHKDDEEVSSGVPEFDTVSDNGLLGRNEPIRSKVSKLTEKLRKRVPANATGNCFHCSSAFSVLKKRRNCSNCGVSFCSRCCSYKVLRSSMGATAPEAQRETVFVCSMCNTFLSTK from the exons ATGCAGTGCGCAGCCCCCCCTCCTCAGGACCCCTCACAGGCGAGTGGTGACCGGGCCGAACTGACACAGCTGCCCTCCACAGACAGCACCTCTGACCTGGGCAGCCCCAGAGCGCTGACCTTTGACCTGCTTAACATGGTGGTCTCCTTCAAGCGGATGGCCATCTTCCTGGAGCCCGTTACAGACTCGCTGGAGGTGCTGCGCTACCTGCTCGG GTGGAGGATGCCACTGTGCTCCCTGTTCAGTTGCGTTCTGCTCAACATCCTCTTCCTCACTCTGAGTGAAG GTGCATGGGTCGCTCTGCTGCTGCTGGTTGTCTCCACTCCGGCTGCGCTGGGGTACCTTGGCAACCGTTGCCAGGGCACGAGTTGTGAGGTGGCGGTTCAGAAGAAGCAGCACTTTGCAGTGCAGCGGCGAGAACTGAAGACGGTCCACATGAGCAAACAGGAGGCCATGCTGGAGGTCAAGGATAT gctGAAACGAATAGATGACCTTCTGACCCTGGCGTGTGTGTATGCAGAATCTGTGTATAAAGTGTTATACTGGGAGAGCCACGCCATGTCCTCCAT GTTTTACGGTTCTCTTCTGACGGCGGTTTGTTTGCTGTATTTGGTTCCTGTGGGTTTGAGTCTGTCTGTGCTCAACAGCGCCCTCTTTCTGTGGAACAGGAACTTCTACAGAG TTCTTGTGGAGCTGAAGGAGGGTGTTCACCCGAGTCGGGTCCTGCCTGTGCAGGAAACTGAACCATGTGACCCAGATCAGGCAAGCCTGCTAGAAAACACACCCACTCCAACCAGTGTGGAG GATCAGTCTCCCGGCAACATTGAAGAGGCAGAGGAGGCGGAGCCTGATGATGAGTTTAAAGATGCAATTGAG GAATCTCAGCTTATTCTGCCG GAAACTCCTCTGGCTTTAGTG GTGTGGCCTGTATCTTATTTGCTACCAAAGATTCTGAGGAGATGGAGAGCCCATAAG GATGATGAGGAGGTGTCTTCTGGTGTTCCTGAGTTTGACACCGTGTCTGATAACGGCCTGTTGGGCAGAAACGAGCCCATCCGCAGTAAAGTGTCCAAACTCACTGAGAAACTTCGCAAGCGAGTCCCTGCCAACGCCACCG GCAACTGTTTCCATTGCAGTTCAGCGTTTTCTGTTTTAAAGAAAAGG AGAAACTGCAGTAACTGTGGTGTCAGTTTTTGTTCCCGCTGTTGCTCGTATAAAGTGTTGAGATCCAGTATGGGAGCCACAG CTCCTGAGGCCCAAAGAGagactgtgtttgtttgttctatGTGTAATACTTTCCTCAGCACCAAGTAA
- the LOC132142814 gene encoding golgin subfamily A member 7-like isoform X1 → MSSAPRTATERTKLPYCHESFHNLQELRHSASLANKVFIQRDYTDGTVCKFQTKFPSELDSRIERTLFEDTVKTLNNYYAEAEKIGGQSYLEGCLACLTVYLIFLCIETRYEKVLKKISRYIQEQNEKVYAPRGLLITDPIERGMRVIEISVYEDRGSSASSSGSSTTSSSGR, encoded by the exons ATGAGTTCAGCACCGCGGACAGCGACGGAGCGAACTAAACTCCCGTACTGTCACGAATCT TTCCATAACCTTCAGGAGTTGAGACACAGTGCATCTCTGGCCAATAAGGTCTTCATTCAGAGAGACTACACAGATGGCACTGTCTGCAAGTTCCAGACCAAGTTCCCCTCTGAGTTAGACAGCagg ATTGAGAGGACACTGTTTGAGGACACGGTGAAGACGCTGAATAATTACTATGCAGAGGCAGAGAAGATCGGAGGCCAGTCCTACCTCGAGGGATGTCTGGCCTGCCTCACAGTTTACCTCATATTCCTGTGCATCGAGACACGCTACGAGAAG GTGCTGAAGAAGATCTCGCGCTACATTCAGGAGCAGAATGAGAAGGTCTACGCTCCTCGAGGTCTCCTCATCACAGACCCCATAGAGAGAGGCATGAGAGTC ATTGAGATCAGTGTGTACGAGGATCGCGGCTCCAGCGCTTCGAGCTCAGGAAGCAGCACAACCAGCAGCAGTGGACgatga
- the zfyve27 gene encoding protrudin isoform X4 has protein sequence MQCAAPPPQDPSQASGDRAELTQLPSTDSTSDLGSPRALTFDLLNMVVSFKRMAIFLEPVTDSLEVLRYLLGWRMPLCSLFSCVLLNILFLTLSEGAWVALLLLVVSTPAALGYLGNRCQGTSCEVAVQKKQHFAVQRRELKTVHMSKQEAMLEVKDMLKRIDDLLTLACVYAESVYKVLYWESHAMSSMFYGSLLTAVCLLYLVPVGLSLSVLNSALFLWNRNFYRVLVELKEGVHPSRVLPVQETEPCDPDQASLLENTPTPTSVEDQSPGNIEEAEEAEPDDEFKDAIEESQLILPETPLALVDDEEVSSGVPEFDTVSDNGLLGRNEPIRSKVSKLTEKLRKRVPANATGNCFHCSSAFSVLKKRRNCSNCGVSFCSRCCSYKVLRSSMGATAPEAQRETVFVCSMCNTFLSTK, from the exons ATGCAGTGCGCAGCCCCCCCTCCTCAGGACCCCTCACAGGCGAGTGGTGACCGGGCCGAACTGACACAGCTGCCCTCCACAGACAGCACCTCTGACCTGGGCAGCCCCAGAGCGCTGACCTTTGACCTGCTTAACATGGTGGTCTCCTTCAAGCGGATGGCCATCTTCCTGGAGCCCGTTACAGACTCGCTGGAGGTGCTGCGCTACCTGCTCGG GTGGAGGATGCCACTGTGCTCCCTGTTCAGTTGCGTTCTGCTCAACATCCTCTTCCTCACTCTGAGTGAAG GTGCATGGGTCGCTCTGCTGCTGCTGGTTGTCTCCACTCCGGCTGCGCTGGGGTACCTTGGCAACCGTTGCCAGGGCACGAGTTGTGAGGTGGCGGTTCAGAAGAAGCAGCACTTTGCAGTGCAGCGGCGAGAACTGAAGACGGTCCACATGAGCAAACAGGAGGCCATGCTGGAGGTCAAGGATAT gctGAAACGAATAGATGACCTTCTGACCCTGGCGTGTGTGTATGCAGAATCTGTGTATAAAGTGTTATACTGGGAGAGCCACGCCATGTCCTCCAT GTTTTACGGTTCTCTTCTGACGGCGGTTTGTTTGCTGTATTTGGTTCCTGTGGGTTTGAGTCTGTCTGTGCTCAACAGCGCCCTCTTTCTGTGGAACAGGAACTTCTACAGAG TTCTTGTGGAGCTGAAGGAGGGTGTTCACCCGAGTCGGGTCCTGCCTGTGCAGGAAACTGAACCATGTGACCCAGATCAGGCAAGCCTGCTAGAAAACACACCCACTCCAACCAGTGTGGAG GATCAGTCTCCCGGCAACATTGAAGAGGCAGAGGAGGCGGAGCCTGATGATGAGTTTAAAGATGCAATTGAG GAATCTCAGCTTATTCTGCCG GAAACTCCTCTGGCTTTAGTG GATGATGAGGAGGTGTCTTCTGGTGTTCCTGAGTTTGACACCGTGTCTGATAACGGCCTGTTGGGCAGAAACGAGCCCATCCGCAGTAAAGTGTCCAAACTCACTGAGAAACTTCGCAAGCGAGTCCCTGCCAACGCCACCG GCAACTGTTTCCATTGCAGTTCAGCGTTTTCTGTTTTAAAGAAAAGG AGAAACTGCAGTAACTGTGGTGTCAGTTTTTGTTCCCGCTGTTGCTCGTATAAAGTGTTGAGATCCAGTATGGGAGCCACAG CTCCTGAGGCCCAAAGAGagactgtgtttgtttgttctatGTGTAATACTTTCCTCAGCACCAAGTAA
- the zfyve27 gene encoding protrudin isoform X6 encodes MQCAAPPPQDPSQASGDRAELTQLPSTDSTSDLGSPRALTFDLLNMVVSFKRMAIFLEPVTDSLEVLRYLLGWRMPLCSLFSCVLLNILFLTLSEGAWVALLLLVVSTPAALGYLGNRCQGTSCEVAVQKKQHFAVQRRELKTVHMSKQEAMLEVKDMLKRIDDLLTLACVYAESVYKVLYWESHAMSSMFYGSLLTAVCLLYLVPVGLSLSVLNSALFLWNRNFYRVLVELKEGVHPSRVLPVQETEPCDPDQASLLENTPTPTSVEDQSPGNIEEAEEAEPDDEFKDAIEDDEEVSSGVPEFDTVSDNGLLGRNEPIRSKVSKLTEKLRKRVPANATGNCFHCSSAFSVLKKRRNCSNCGVSFCSRCCSYKVLRSSMGATAPEAQRETVFVCSMCNTFLSTK; translated from the exons ATGCAGTGCGCAGCCCCCCCTCCTCAGGACCCCTCACAGGCGAGTGGTGACCGGGCCGAACTGACACAGCTGCCCTCCACAGACAGCACCTCTGACCTGGGCAGCCCCAGAGCGCTGACCTTTGACCTGCTTAACATGGTGGTCTCCTTCAAGCGGATGGCCATCTTCCTGGAGCCCGTTACAGACTCGCTGGAGGTGCTGCGCTACCTGCTCGG GTGGAGGATGCCACTGTGCTCCCTGTTCAGTTGCGTTCTGCTCAACATCCTCTTCCTCACTCTGAGTGAAG GTGCATGGGTCGCTCTGCTGCTGCTGGTTGTCTCCACTCCGGCTGCGCTGGGGTACCTTGGCAACCGTTGCCAGGGCACGAGTTGTGAGGTGGCGGTTCAGAAGAAGCAGCACTTTGCAGTGCAGCGGCGAGAACTGAAGACGGTCCACATGAGCAAACAGGAGGCCATGCTGGAGGTCAAGGATAT gctGAAACGAATAGATGACCTTCTGACCCTGGCGTGTGTGTATGCAGAATCTGTGTATAAAGTGTTATACTGGGAGAGCCACGCCATGTCCTCCAT GTTTTACGGTTCTCTTCTGACGGCGGTTTGTTTGCTGTATTTGGTTCCTGTGGGTTTGAGTCTGTCTGTGCTCAACAGCGCCCTCTTTCTGTGGAACAGGAACTTCTACAGAG TTCTTGTGGAGCTGAAGGAGGGTGTTCACCCGAGTCGGGTCCTGCCTGTGCAGGAAACTGAACCATGTGACCCAGATCAGGCAAGCCTGCTAGAAAACACACCCACTCCAACCAGTGTGGAG GATCAGTCTCCCGGCAACATTGAAGAGGCAGAGGAGGCGGAGCCTGATGATGAGTTTAAAGATGCAATTGAG GATGATGAGGAGGTGTCTTCTGGTGTTCCTGAGTTTGACACCGTGTCTGATAACGGCCTGTTGGGCAGAAACGAGCCCATCCGCAGTAAAGTGTCCAAACTCACTGAGAAACTTCGCAAGCGAGTCCCTGCCAACGCCACCG GCAACTGTTTCCATTGCAGTTCAGCGTTTTCTGTTTTAAAGAAAAGG AGAAACTGCAGTAACTGTGGTGTCAGTTTTTGTTCCCGCTGTTGCTCGTATAAAGTGTTGAGATCCAGTATGGGAGCCACAG CTCCTGAGGCCCAAAGAGagactgtgtttgtttgttctatGTGTAATACTTTCCTCAGCACCAAGTAA
- the zfyve27 gene encoding protrudin isoform X7 — MQCAAPPPQDPSQASGDRAELTQLPSTDSTSDLGSPRALTFDLLNMVVSFKRMAIFLEPVTDSLEVLRYLLGWRMPLCSLFSCVLLNILFLTLSEGAWVALLLLVVSTPAALGYLGNRCQGTSCEVAVQKKQHFAVQRRELKTVHMSKQEAMLEVKDMLKRIDDLLTLACVYAESVYKVLYWESHAMSSMFYGSLLTAVCLLYLVPVGLSLSVLNSALFLWNRNFYRVLVELKEGVHPSRVLPVQETEPCDPDQASLLENTPTPTSVEDQSPGNIEEAEEAEPDDEFKDAIEESQLILPETPLALVVWPVSYLLPKILRRWRAHK, encoded by the exons ATGCAGTGCGCAGCCCCCCCTCCTCAGGACCCCTCACAGGCGAGTGGTGACCGGGCCGAACTGACACAGCTGCCCTCCACAGACAGCACCTCTGACCTGGGCAGCCCCAGAGCGCTGACCTTTGACCTGCTTAACATGGTGGTCTCCTTCAAGCGGATGGCCATCTTCCTGGAGCCCGTTACAGACTCGCTGGAGGTGCTGCGCTACCTGCTCGG GTGGAGGATGCCACTGTGCTCCCTGTTCAGTTGCGTTCTGCTCAACATCCTCTTCCTCACTCTGAGTGAAG GTGCATGGGTCGCTCTGCTGCTGCTGGTTGTCTCCACTCCGGCTGCGCTGGGGTACCTTGGCAACCGTTGCCAGGGCACGAGTTGTGAGGTGGCGGTTCAGAAGAAGCAGCACTTTGCAGTGCAGCGGCGAGAACTGAAGACGGTCCACATGAGCAAACAGGAGGCCATGCTGGAGGTCAAGGATAT gctGAAACGAATAGATGACCTTCTGACCCTGGCGTGTGTGTATGCAGAATCTGTGTATAAAGTGTTATACTGGGAGAGCCACGCCATGTCCTCCAT GTTTTACGGTTCTCTTCTGACGGCGGTTTGTTTGCTGTATTTGGTTCCTGTGGGTTTGAGTCTGTCTGTGCTCAACAGCGCCCTCTTTCTGTGGAACAGGAACTTCTACAGAG TTCTTGTGGAGCTGAAGGAGGGTGTTCACCCGAGTCGGGTCCTGCCTGTGCAGGAAACTGAACCATGTGACCCAGATCAGGCAAGCCTGCTAGAAAACACACCCACTCCAACCAGTGTGGAG GATCAGTCTCCCGGCAACATTGAAGAGGCAGAGGAGGCGGAGCCTGATGATGAGTTTAAAGATGCAATTGAG GAATCTCAGCTTATTCTGCCG GAAACTCCTCTGGCTTTAGTG GTGTGGCCTGTATCTTATTTGCTACCAAAGATTCTGAGGAGATGGAGAGCCCATAAG TGA
- the zfyve27 gene encoding protrudin isoform X3 has translation MQCAAPPPQDPSQASGDRAELTQLPSTDSTSDLGSPRALTFDLLNMVVSFKRMAIFLEPVTDSLEVLRYLLGWRMPLCSLFSCVLLNILFLTLSEGAWVALLLLVVSTPAALGYLGNRCQGTSCEVAVQKKQHFAVQRRELKTVHMSKQEAMLEVKDMLKRIDDLLTLACVYAESVYKVLYWESHAMSSMFYGSLLTAVCLLYLVPVGLSLSVLNSALFLWNRNFYRVLVELKEGVHPSRVLPVQETEPCDPDQASLLENTPTPTSVEDQSPGNIEEAEEAEPDDEFKDAIEVWPVSYLLPKILRRWRAHKDDEEVSSGVPEFDTVSDNGLLGRNEPIRSKVSKLTEKLRKRVPANATGNCFHCSSAFSVLKKRRNCSNCGVSFCSRCCSYKVLRSSMGATAPEAQRETVFVCSMCNTFLSTK, from the exons ATGCAGTGCGCAGCCCCCCCTCCTCAGGACCCCTCACAGGCGAGTGGTGACCGGGCCGAACTGACACAGCTGCCCTCCACAGACAGCACCTCTGACCTGGGCAGCCCCAGAGCGCTGACCTTTGACCTGCTTAACATGGTGGTCTCCTTCAAGCGGATGGCCATCTTCCTGGAGCCCGTTACAGACTCGCTGGAGGTGCTGCGCTACCTGCTCGG GTGGAGGATGCCACTGTGCTCCCTGTTCAGTTGCGTTCTGCTCAACATCCTCTTCCTCACTCTGAGTGAAG GTGCATGGGTCGCTCTGCTGCTGCTGGTTGTCTCCACTCCGGCTGCGCTGGGGTACCTTGGCAACCGTTGCCAGGGCACGAGTTGTGAGGTGGCGGTTCAGAAGAAGCAGCACTTTGCAGTGCAGCGGCGAGAACTGAAGACGGTCCACATGAGCAAACAGGAGGCCATGCTGGAGGTCAAGGATAT gctGAAACGAATAGATGACCTTCTGACCCTGGCGTGTGTGTATGCAGAATCTGTGTATAAAGTGTTATACTGGGAGAGCCACGCCATGTCCTCCAT GTTTTACGGTTCTCTTCTGACGGCGGTTTGTTTGCTGTATTTGGTTCCTGTGGGTTTGAGTCTGTCTGTGCTCAACAGCGCCCTCTTTCTGTGGAACAGGAACTTCTACAGAG TTCTTGTGGAGCTGAAGGAGGGTGTTCACCCGAGTCGGGTCCTGCCTGTGCAGGAAACTGAACCATGTGACCCAGATCAGGCAAGCCTGCTAGAAAACACACCCACTCCAACCAGTGTGGAG GATCAGTCTCCCGGCAACATTGAAGAGGCAGAGGAGGCGGAGCCTGATGATGAGTTTAAAGATGCAATTGAG GTGTGGCCTGTATCTTATTTGCTACCAAAGATTCTGAGGAGATGGAGAGCCCATAAG GATGATGAGGAGGTGTCTTCTGGTGTTCCTGAGTTTGACACCGTGTCTGATAACGGCCTGTTGGGCAGAAACGAGCCCATCCGCAGTAAAGTGTCCAAACTCACTGAGAAACTTCGCAAGCGAGTCCCTGCCAACGCCACCG GCAACTGTTTCCATTGCAGTTCAGCGTTTTCTGTTTTAAAGAAAAGG AGAAACTGCAGTAACTGTGGTGTCAGTTTTTGTTCCCGCTGTTGCTCGTATAAAGTGTTGAGATCCAGTATGGGAGCCACAG CTCCTGAGGCCCAAAGAGagactgtgtttgtttgttctatGTGTAATACTTTCCTCAGCACCAAGTAA
- the LOC132142825 gene encoding coiled-coil domain-containing protein R3HCC1L-like: protein METEAAQTDKGPKAAAPAQTKKPMENDVPKKRQAEKSEKPQTDGDKKSKPRPRYTDKARKNKKDKAKVTDAPNREVKQEEDGDKENLNMHTEKEEDTHSVSRTMNTPEDTGSALEHDGVPEEEEEGEEGENWDSLFNDDGDCLDPQLMEEMSLTEGRKKPSSQEARFDHYDWTPEEEEEVELRDDELSHIVEIYDFPPEFKTEDLIRSFSLFQQKGFDIKWIDDMHVLGLFSSPFAARDALRMKNPMMKIRPLSKSSNATKAKARSCSDYLLPAKERPQTSAALARRLVIGALGVKSNQTKEEREAERNKLRKAKEQKCLAAKQREDAWEGK, encoded by the exons ATGGAGACTGAAGCAGCTCAGACAGACAAGGGGCCCAAAGCGGCTGCTCCGGCCCAAACGAAAAAGCCCATGGAAAACGACGTGCCCAAGAAACGTCAGGCCGAGAAATCGGAGAAGCCTCAGACAGATGGTGACAAGAAATCCAAACCCAGGCCCCGGTACACCGACAAGGCCCGCAAGAACAAGAAAGATAAAGCCAAAGTGACAGACGCTCCAAACAGAGAGGTCAAACAGGAAGAGGATGGAGATAAAGAAAACCTGAACATGCACACAGAAAAAGAGGAGGATACGCACAGTGTATCCAGAACTATGAACACACCAGAGGACACGGGGAGTGCACTAGAACATGATGGGGTgccagaagaggaagaggagggggaGGAAGGGGAGAACTGGGATTCTTTGTTTAATGATGACGGTGACTGTCTTGACCCACAATTAATGGAGGAG ATGTCTCTGACGGAGGGCCGCAAGAAGCCGTCTTCACAGGAGGCGCGCTTCGACCACTATGACTGGACgccagaggaggaagaggaggtggaGCTTCGGGATGATGAGCTGTCACACATCGTCGAGATTTACGATTTCCCGCCTGAGTTCAAGACGGAGGACTTGATCAGATCCTTCAGCTTGTTCCA gcaGAAAGGGTTTGACATCAAGTGGATTGATGACATGCATGTCCTCGGTTTGTTCTCCAGTCCCTTCGCAG CTCGTGATGCTCTGAGGATGAAGAACCCTATGATGAAGATCAGGCCTCTCTCCAAATCATCAAACGCAACTAAAGCCAAAGCGCGCAGCTGCTCCG ATTATCTGCTACCAGCTAAAGAGCGTCCTCAGACGAGTGCAGCTCTGGCTCGCCGCCTGGTGATCGGGGCTCTGGGTGTGAAGAGTAACCAGACCAAAGAAGAGCGAGAGGCCGAGAGGAACAAACTACGGAAGGCAAAAG AACAAAAGTGTTTGGCTGCTAAGCAGCGTGAAGATGCCTGGGAGGGCAAATGA
- the LOC132142814 gene encoding golgin subfamily A member 7B-like isoform X2 has protein sequence MATEFHNLQELRHSASLANKVFIQRDYTDGTVCKFQTKFPSELDSRIERTLFEDTVKTLNNYYAEAEKIGGQSYLEGCLACLTVYLIFLCIETRYEKVLKKISRYIQEQNEKVYAPRGLLITDPIERGMRVIEISVYEDRGSSASSSGSSTTSSSGR, from the exons ATGGCCACAGAG TTCCATAACCTTCAGGAGTTGAGACACAGTGCATCTCTGGCCAATAAGGTCTTCATTCAGAGAGACTACACAGATGGCACTGTCTGCAAGTTCCAGACCAAGTTCCCCTCTGAGTTAGACAGCagg ATTGAGAGGACACTGTTTGAGGACACGGTGAAGACGCTGAATAATTACTATGCAGAGGCAGAGAAGATCGGAGGCCAGTCCTACCTCGAGGGATGTCTGGCCTGCCTCACAGTTTACCTCATATTCCTGTGCATCGAGACACGCTACGAGAAG GTGCTGAAGAAGATCTCGCGCTACATTCAGGAGCAGAATGAGAAGGTCTACGCTCCTCGAGGTCTCCTCATCACAGACCCCATAGAGAGAGGCATGAGAGTC ATTGAGATCAGTGTGTACGAGGATCGCGGCTCCAGCGCTTCGAGCTCAGGAAGCAGCACAACCAGCAGCAGTGGACgatga
- the zfyve27 gene encoding protrudin isoform X2 yields the protein MQCAAPPPQDPSQASGDRAELTQLPSTDSTSDLGSPRALTFDLLNMVVSFKRMAIFLEPVTDSLEVLRYLLGWRMPLCSLFSCVLLNILFLTLSEGAWVALLLLVVSTPAALGYLGNRCQGTSCEVAVQKKQHFAVQRRELKTVHMSKQEAMLEVKDMLKRIDDLLTLACVYAESVYKVLYWESHAMSSMFYGSLLTAVCLLYLVPVGLSLSVLNSALFLWNRNFYRVLVELKEGVHPSRVLPVQETEPCDPDQASLLENTPTPTSVEDQSPGNIEEAEEAEPDDEFKDAIEESQLILPVWPVSYLLPKILRRWRAHKDDEEVSSGVPEFDTVSDNGLLGRNEPIRSKVSKLTEKLRKRVPANATGNCFHCSSAFSVLKKRRNCSNCGVSFCSRCCSYKVLRSSMGATAPEAQRETVFVCSMCNTFLSTK from the exons ATGCAGTGCGCAGCCCCCCCTCCTCAGGACCCCTCACAGGCGAGTGGTGACCGGGCCGAACTGACACAGCTGCCCTCCACAGACAGCACCTCTGACCTGGGCAGCCCCAGAGCGCTGACCTTTGACCTGCTTAACATGGTGGTCTCCTTCAAGCGGATGGCCATCTTCCTGGAGCCCGTTACAGACTCGCTGGAGGTGCTGCGCTACCTGCTCGG GTGGAGGATGCCACTGTGCTCCCTGTTCAGTTGCGTTCTGCTCAACATCCTCTTCCTCACTCTGAGTGAAG GTGCATGGGTCGCTCTGCTGCTGCTGGTTGTCTCCACTCCGGCTGCGCTGGGGTACCTTGGCAACCGTTGCCAGGGCACGAGTTGTGAGGTGGCGGTTCAGAAGAAGCAGCACTTTGCAGTGCAGCGGCGAGAACTGAAGACGGTCCACATGAGCAAACAGGAGGCCATGCTGGAGGTCAAGGATAT gctGAAACGAATAGATGACCTTCTGACCCTGGCGTGTGTGTATGCAGAATCTGTGTATAAAGTGTTATACTGGGAGAGCCACGCCATGTCCTCCAT GTTTTACGGTTCTCTTCTGACGGCGGTTTGTTTGCTGTATTTGGTTCCTGTGGGTTTGAGTCTGTCTGTGCTCAACAGCGCCCTCTTTCTGTGGAACAGGAACTTCTACAGAG TTCTTGTGGAGCTGAAGGAGGGTGTTCACCCGAGTCGGGTCCTGCCTGTGCAGGAAACTGAACCATGTGACCCAGATCAGGCAAGCCTGCTAGAAAACACACCCACTCCAACCAGTGTGGAG GATCAGTCTCCCGGCAACATTGAAGAGGCAGAGGAGGCGGAGCCTGATGATGAGTTTAAAGATGCAATTGAG GAATCTCAGCTTATTCTGCCG GTGTGGCCTGTATCTTATTTGCTACCAAAGATTCTGAGGAGATGGAGAGCCCATAAG GATGATGAGGAGGTGTCTTCTGGTGTTCCTGAGTTTGACACCGTGTCTGATAACGGCCTGTTGGGCAGAAACGAGCCCATCCGCAGTAAAGTGTCCAAACTCACTGAGAAACTTCGCAAGCGAGTCCCTGCCAACGCCACCG GCAACTGTTTCCATTGCAGTTCAGCGTTTTCTGTTTTAAAGAAAAGG AGAAACTGCAGTAACTGTGGTGTCAGTTTTTGTTCCCGCTGTTGCTCGTATAAAGTGTTGAGATCCAGTATGGGAGCCACAG CTCCTGAGGCCCAAAGAGagactgtgtttgtttgttctatGTGTAATACTTTCCTCAGCACCAAGTAA